In a single window of the Pseudogemmatithrix spongiicola genome:
- the argJ gene encoding bifunctional glutamate N-acetyltransferase/amino-acid acetyltransferase ArgJ, whose protein sequence is MPAFHDRPRFPRGFRCASRNVGLKPEAKDLTLFVSEVEANAAAVFTRNHFPGAPIILGRETIKGGRLRAIVANSKVSNVATGAAGVENARRMAAAAAKELDTDAGRVLVSSTGVIGVPLPIEKIERGVVGMAGELQDDPLVGAEGIMTTDSFPKAFSCSVGDATITWVAKGSGMIEPNMATMLAYIFTDAALDAPTLDRLLRSAVQRSFNMLSVDTDTSTSDTCAILANGLAGPVDETTFREALVAGCIKMTETLGRDGEGAEHLLRVTVRGALNDHEARRVAKSVLNSPLVKTMVHGADPNVGRLLMAVGKCFECTIKPASTDAWINGFQVVKGGERLSFDDDTVRQALKREVVDLEIALGVGDARAVAYGCDLTKGYIEENAAYYSS, encoded by the coding sequence ATGCCCGCGTTCCACGACCGCCCCCGCTTTCCGCGCGGCTTCCGCTGCGCCTCCCGCAACGTCGGACTCAAGCCCGAGGCCAAGGACCTCACGCTGTTCGTGAGCGAGGTCGAGGCCAACGCAGCCGCCGTATTCACGCGCAATCATTTCCCCGGTGCGCCGATCATCCTCGGCCGCGAGACGATCAAGGGCGGGCGCCTCCGCGCGATCGTCGCCAACAGCAAGGTCAGCAACGTCGCCACGGGTGCGGCGGGTGTGGAGAATGCACGGCGCATGGCCGCCGCGGCGGCGAAGGAGCTGGACACCGATGCCGGGCGCGTGCTCGTCAGCTCGACGGGCGTGATCGGCGTCCCCTTGCCGATCGAGAAGATCGAACGGGGCGTGGTGGGCATGGCGGGCGAGCTGCAAGACGATCCGCTCGTCGGCGCCGAAGGCATCATGACGACCGACAGCTTCCCCAAGGCGTTCTCGTGCAGTGTCGGCGACGCCACCATCACGTGGGTGGCGAAGGGCTCGGGGATGATCGAGCCCAACATGGCGACCATGCTCGCCTACATCTTCACCGACGCCGCGCTCGACGCCCCCACGCTGGACCGGCTGCTGCGGTCCGCGGTGCAGCGTTCGTTCAACATGCTGAGCGTGGACACGGACACGTCCACCAGCGACACCTGCGCGATCCTCGCGAACGGCCTCGCCGGCCCGGTGGACGAGACCACCTTTCGCGAGGCGCTGGTCGCCGGCTGCATCAAGATGACCGAGACGCTGGGACGCGACGGCGAAGGCGCCGAGCACCTGCTGCGCGTGACGGTGCGTGGCGCGCTGAACGACCACGAGGCGCGGCGCGTGGCCAAGAGCGTGCTCAATTCGCCGCTCGTGAAGACGATGGTGCACGGCGCCGACCCGAACGTCGGCCGCCTCCTCATGGCCGTGGGCAAGTGCTTCGAGTGCACCATCAAGCCCGCGAGCACGGATGCCTGGATCAACGGCTTCCAGGTCGTGAAGGGCGGCGAGCGCCTCAGCTTCGACGACGACACCGTGCGCCAGGCGCTCAAGCGCGAGGTCGTGGATCTCGAGATCGCGCTGGGTGTGGGTGACGCGCGCGCGGTCGCCTACGGCTGCGACCTGACCAAGGGCTACATCGAGGAGAACGCGGCGTACTACTCGAGCTGA
- a CDS encoding YIP1 family protein, with amino-acid sequence MFASADSPSPPASASLAEDFIDIWFTPSTVFARRVNGGAWGPFLITAILLCVLFYAAMGSMQGIFDAELAKALAEARATTPEMTDAQAAQMQGIMEGSIRYGGLVAMPIVLVGLGVIVWLAAKVLGGTLSFGGGIMIASFAYLPKALDLLVFIGQGFVLDGDATARFQYSVGVGRFLDPTMNQGVYNLLGRVDLFTIWVTVLITLGLIHTAKVERSKAIAGGVALWIIGGLPALLQAFG; translated from the coding sequence ATGTTCGCGTCCGCTGACTCGCCGTCGCCGCCGGCGTCGGCGTCCCTCGCCGAAGATTTCATCGACATCTGGTTCACGCCGTCCACGGTCTTTGCCCGGCGCGTGAACGGCGGCGCGTGGGGGCCGTTCCTCATCACCGCGATCCTGCTCTGCGTGCTGTTCTACGCGGCAATGGGATCGATGCAGGGCATCTTCGACGCCGAGCTCGCGAAGGCGTTGGCGGAGGCGCGGGCGACGACGCCAGAGATGACCGATGCACAGGCCGCGCAGATGCAGGGCATCATGGAAGGCAGCATCCGCTACGGCGGGTTGGTGGCGATGCCGATCGTGCTCGTCGGCCTTGGAGTCATCGTGTGGCTGGCGGCCAAGGTACTCGGCGGCACGCTCTCGTTCGGCGGCGGCATCATGATCGCGTCGTTCGCGTATCTGCCGAAGGCGCTAGACCTGCTGGTGTTCATCGGGCAGGGCTTCGTGCTCGATGGCGACGCGACGGCGCGGTTCCAGTACTCGGTCGGCGTCGGTCGTTTCCTCGACCCGACCATGAACCAAGGCGTCTACAACCTGCTTGGCCGCGTCGACCTCTTCACGATTTGGGTGACGGTACTCATAACCCTTGGCCTGATCCACACGGCGAAGGTCGAGCGGTCGAAGGCGATCGCCGGCGGCGTCGCCCTGTGGATCATCGGCGGCCTACCGGCCCTGCTCCAGGCGTTCGGCTGA
- a CDS encoding GNAT family N-acetyltransferase, which yields MNAHIGPAHETDIGQLLSLNNRYSASGLTLVRTPDFAANHLADYRVLRDGQGGIIGCVALDEYSPSVAELISLAVDEDLHGSGYGRQLIAAAIDLARTRGYTDLFAVSYSDELFLSCGFSRVPLGTYPEKITRYAKDKTEIEVGEKHCFAIRLAR from the coding sequence ATGAACGCACACATCGGCCCGGCACACGAAACCGACATCGGGCAACTCCTTTCGCTCAACAACCGCTACTCCGCGTCGGGCCTCACGCTCGTTCGCACGCCGGACTTCGCGGCCAACCACCTCGCGGACTACCGCGTGCTGCGCGACGGCCAGGGCGGCATCATCGGCTGTGTCGCGCTGGACGAGTACTCGCCGAGCGTCGCCGAGCTGATCTCGCTGGCCGTCGATGAGGACTTGCACGGCAGCGGCTATGGGCGTCAGCTCATCGCCGCGGCCATCGACCTTGCGCGGACGCGTGGCTATACCGATCTCTTCGCCGTGTCCTACTCCGACGAGCTCTTCCTGAGCTGTGGCTTCTCCCGCGTGCCGCTTGGCACCTATCCCGAGAAGATCACGCGCTACGCGAAGGACAAGACGGAGATCGAAGTCGGCGAGAAGCACTGCTTCGCCATCCGCCTCGCACGGTAG
- a CDS encoding putative ABC transporter permease subunit, with protein MSATPDVMRPPVVARHDAEAPLPDPPLLHLLLPKWLTARARTVAGEKGRGARFAVLGFVGLMFWAFIFGVLYRLLTYFRGVEEIGALLAGKLLGLLLLGFTSILLLSNVITALSSFFLAKDLDMLVAAPVDWLRLYGAKLLETIIASSWMVALVAIPMFTAYGIAYRGGWLFPLVATALMLPMFVIPAVIGSAVTLTLVNVFPARRTRDILSVIAVLAAGGIVLLFRLIRPERLARPEGFRSLLDFIAVLRTPTSPLLPSEWVQKATMGYLTGEPDWLSMYVLWTTALAVFVLGAMLHRWLYHTGFSKAQESAQRWVKKGGLLSTLGDTMLKPFGILRRELVLKEIRLFFRDTTQWSQLILLAVLVVVYVYNIKFLPLSGEGITFFLVNVVPFLNLVLAGFVLASIAARFIFPGVSLEGRTLWLLRSSPMAVRDLLWAKFWVGTLPLLALAIAIVGVTDYLLQVSEFMFYVSVGTIALMTFALSGMAIGFGTIFPQFETENAAQIPTSFGGLLYMMASVTLIGGVIVLEARPVYGYLAAQAFQQPIEPTEMIVGFGLAAALCVAATLIPIRVALKRLEAVER; from the coding sequence ATGAGCGCGACCCCCGACGTGATGCGGCCGCCAGTGGTGGCTCGGCACGACGCCGAGGCGCCGCTGCCCGATCCGCCGCTGCTGCACCTGCTGTTGCCGAAGTGGCTCACCGCCCGCGCCCGTACCGTGGCCGGCGAGAAGGGCCGCGGCGCGCGGTTCGCCGTACTCGGATTCGTCGGCCTCATGTTCTGGGCCTTCATCTTCGGCGTGCTCTACCGCCTGCTCACGTATTTCCGCGGCGTCGAGGAGATCGGCGCCCTGCTGGCCGGCAAGCTGCTCGGCCTGCTGCTGCTCGGCTTCACGAGCATCCTGCTGCTCTCGAACGTGATCACGGCGCTGTCGAGCTTCTTCCTCGCGAAGGACCTCGACATGCTCGTCGCGGCGCCGGTGGATTGGCTGCGGCTCTACGGCGCCAAGTTGCTGGAGACGATCATCGCGTCGAGCTGGATGGTCGCGCTGGTCGCCATCCCGATGTTCACGGCCTACGGCATCGCCTACCGCGGCGGCTGGCTGTTTCCGCTGGTCGCGACGGCACTCATGCTGCCGATGTTCGTGATTCCCGCCGTCATCGGCTCGGCCGTCACGCTCACGCTGGTGAACGTGTTCCCGGCCCGTCGCACCCGCGACATCCTGAGCGTCATCGCGGTGCTCGCCGCGGGCGGCATCGTCCTGCTGTTCCGCCTGATCCGGCCCGAGCGCCTCGCCCGCCCCGAAGGCTTCCGCTCGCTGCTCGACTTCATCGCGGTGCTGCGTACGCCGACGTCGCCGCTGCTGCCCAGCGAGTGGGTGCAGAAGGCGACGATGGGCTACCTGACGGGCGAGCCCGATTGGCTCTCGATGTACGTGCTGTGGACCACCGCGCTGGCCGTCTTCGTGCTCGGCGCGATGCTGCACCGCTGGCTGTACCACACCGGCTTCAGCAAGGCGCAGGAGAGCGCGCAGCGTTGGGTGAAGAAGGGCGGCCTCCTCTCGACGCTCGGCGACACGATGCTCAAGCCCTTCGGCATCCTGCGGCGCGAGCTGGTGCTCAAGGAGATCCGCCTGTTCTTCCGCGACACGACGCAATGGTCGCAGCTCATCCTGCTGGCCGTGCTCGTCGTCGTGTACGTCTACAACATCAAGTTCCTGCCGCTTTCCGGCGAAGGCATCACGTTCTTCCTCGTGAACGTCGTACCGTTCCTCAACCTCGTGCTCGCCGGCTTCGTGCTCGCCTCCATCGCGGCACGCTTCATCTTCCCCGGCGTGTCCCTCGAGGGCCGCACGCTGTGGCTGCTGCGCTCGAGCCCGATGGCCGTGCGCGACTTGCTCTGGGCCAAGTTCTGGGTCGGCACGCTGCCGCTGCTCGCGCTGGCGATCGCCATCGTCGGCGTCACCGACTACTTGCTGCAGGTCAGCGAGTTCATGTTCTACGTCTCGGTTGGCACCATCGCGCTCATGACCTTCGCGCTGAGCGGCATGGCCATCGGCTTCGGCACCATCTTCCCGCAGTTCGAGACGGAGAACGCCGCGCAGATCCCGACGAGCTTCGGCGGCCTGCTGTACATGATGGCCTCCGTGACGCTGATCGGCGGCGTCATCGTGCTCGAGGCGCGTCCCGTGTACGGCTACCTCGCCGCGCAGGCGTTCCAACAGCCCATCGAGCCGACCGAGATGATCGTCGGCTTCGGCCTTGCCGCCGCGCTCTGCGTGGCGGCCACCCTGATTCCCATCCGCGTGGCGCTGAAGCGCCTCGAGGCGGTCGAACGATGA
- a CDS encoding ABC transporter ATP-binding protein produces the protein MIEISKLVKRYGDFTAVKGIDLVVPRGELFGFLGPNGAGKTTTLRMMAGILKPTSGSIRVAGVDLIADPAGAKSKLGFIPDRPFIYEKLTGAEFLRFVAGLYDQKGDDVEHRARELLALFDLEEWRDELVESYSHGMRQKLIISSAFVHRPEVIIVDEPMVGLDPKAARILKDLFREYTHRGHTIIFSTHTLEVAESLCDRLAIIVHGEIKAYGTMSDLRQQLEGGEKGLEELFLRLTGENAARDLMDVLDA, from the coding sequence ATGATCGAGATCAGCAAGCTGGTGAAGCGCTACGGCGACTTCACCGCCGTGAAGGGCATCGACCTCGTCGTCCCGCGCGGCGAACTCTTCGGCTTCCTGGGCCCCAACGGCGCCGGCAAGACGACGACCCTGCGCATGATGGCCGGCATCCTCAAGCCGACCAGCGGCAGCATCCGCGTCGCCGGCGTGGATCTCATCGCCGATCCGGCGGGTGCGAAGAGCAAGTTGGGGTTCATCCCCGACCGCCCGTTCATCTACGAGAAGCTCACGGGCGCCGAGTTCCTGCGCTTCGTCGCCGGCCTGTACGACCAGAAGGGCGATGATGTGGAACACCGCGCCCGCGAGCTGCTGGCCCTCTTCGACCTCGAGGAGTGGCGCGACGAGCTCGTCGAGAGCTACTCGCACGGCATGCGCCAGAAGCTCATCATCTCGAGCGCCTTCGTGCACCGGCCCGAGGTGATCATCGTCGACGAGCCGATGGTCGGCCTCGACCCCAAGGCCGCGCGCATCCTCAAGGACCTCTTCCGCGAGTACACGCACCGCGGCCACACCATCATCTTCTCGACGCACACGCTCGAGGTGGCCGAGTCGCTCTGCGACCGCCTGGCGATCATCGTGCATGGCGAGATCAAGGCCTACGGCACGATGAGCGACCTGCGGCAGCAGCTCGAAGGCGGCGAGAAGGGCCTCGAGGAGCTGTTCCTGCGGCTCACGGGCGAGAACGCCGCGCGCGACCTCATGGACGTCCTCGATGCGTAA
- a CDS encoding transglutaminase-like domain-containing protein, translating to MTTRSSIAAGKRRGRSIAAALILVAWAGGLAALVAREFFRERSAIIAEAAMRLGPSATYFTVEQDGRQIGFASTTIDTTGTTFQVVDYFIADLPVAGQQIRASARSVITLSRSLALRRFDVEMDVPGTPMSAAGTVEGDSAVKFVLRLPGQPTDTQRVAVDGPILVPTLLPTAAMLIGDPEVGKVVTLPSFDPRIMAAADVQFRFAAESLFVVTDSARYSTEQDRFVSAREDTVRAWKLEPADGAGFSGWVDAQGNVVQTSQPGGITLRRMAYEIAFENWRRVRDGTAVTAAGSRGDLLESTAIAAGVVPDAASLRTLSVRLRGTPLETFDLAGGRQALRGDTLTIRVEEPSTLLASYRLNERPRNFRERFRNELAEEPLLQVNNRQITSLAVRIAGTQRDPRVVAELINRWVHDSIAKEITVTIPNALQVLTERRGDCNEHTQLYVALARAAGIPARIATGLAYVNGKFYYHAWPEVWLRDWVAVDPTFGQFPADAAHLRFVSGGLTRQGELLRLVGTLQLEVLGTR from the coding sequence GTGACGACCCGCAGCAGCATCGCCGCCGGGAAGCGCCGCGGCCGGAGCATCGCCGCGGCCCTCATCCTCGTCGCGTGGGCCGGCGGCCTCGCCGCCCTTGTCGCACGCGAGTTCTTCCGCGAGCGCTCGGCCATTATCGCCGAAGCCGCGATGCGCCTCGGCCCCAGCGCCACGTATTTCACCGTCGAGCAGGACGGCCGCCAGATCGGCTTTGCCTCGACGACAATCGACACCACGGGCACCACGTTCCAGGTGGTGGACTATTTCATTGCCGACCTGCCCGTGGCCGGTCAGCAGATCCGCGCGAGCGCGCGCAGTGTCATCACGCTCTCCCGCTCGCTGGCGCTGCGGCGCTTTGACGTCGAGATGGATGTTCCGGGCACGCCGATGAGCGCGGCGGGCACGGTCGAAGGCGACAGTGCCGTGAAGTTCGTGCTTCGCCTGCCCGGCCAGCCGACGGATACGCAGCGCGTCGCCGTGGACGGCCCGATCCTCGTCCCGACGCTGCTGCCGACCGCCGCGATGCTCATCGGCGACCCCGAGGTCGGCAAGGTCGTGACGCTGCCGAGCTTCGACCCCCGCATCATGGCCGCCGCCGATGTGCAGTTTCGGTTCGCGGCTGAGTCGCTGTTCGTGGTCACGGACAGCGCGCGCTACAGCACCGAGCAGGATCGGTTCGTGAGCGCGCGCGAGGACACGGTGCGCGCGTGGAAGCTCGAGCCCGCCGATGGCGCCGGCTTCAGCGGTTGGGTGGACGCGCAGGGCAACGTGGTCCAGACCTCGCAGCCCGGCGGCATCACGCTGCGGCGCATGGCCTACGAGATTGCCTTCGAGAACTGGCGCCGCGTGCGCGACGGCACGGCCGTCACGGCGGCGGGCAGCCGCGGCGACTTGCTCGAGAGCACGGCGATCGCCGCTGGCGTGGTTCCGGACGCGGCGAGCCTCCGCACGCTGAGCGTGCGCCTGCGCGGCACGCCGCTGGAGACCTTCGACCTCGCCGGCGGCCGGCAGGCATTGCGCGGGGACACGCTCACGATTCGCGTCGAGGAACCGTCGACGCTGCTCGCCAGCTATCGACTCAACGAGCGTCCGCGCAACTTCCGCGAGCGCTTCCGAAATGAACTCGCCGAAGAACCGCTGCTGCAGGTCAACAACCGGCAGATCACGTCGCTGGCCGTGCGCATCGCCGGCACCCAGCGCGATCCGCGCGTCGTCGCCGAGCTGATCAACCGCTGGGTGCACGACTCGATCGCCAAGGAGATCACGGTCACGATCCCCAACGCGCTGCAGGTGCTCACCGAGCGCCGCGGCGACTGCAACGAACACACGCAGCTCTACGTGGCGCTGGCCCGCGCGGCCGGCATCCCGGCGCGCATCGCCACGGGCCTCGCCTACGTGAACGGGAAGTTCTACTACCACGCGTGGCCCGAGGTGTGGCTGCGCGACTGGGTCGCCGTCGACCCGACGTTCGGCCAGTTCCCCGCCGACGCGGCGCACCTGCGCTTCGTCAGCGGCGGACTCACGCGCCAAGGCGAGCTCCTGCGGCTCGTCGGCACTCTCCAGCTCGAGGTCCTGGGCACCCGATGA
- a CDS encoding tetratricopeptide repeat protein, whose protein sequence is MDREPSSAPDPYQLPLGVFGAEPPSADPDLPTEELVSVPLREPPVCGEWSYDDSELEETRFVARRIDGVSAPTSKATPIQPIRVVVDPKAMAARAAAQQPASSAVRPLAEPNRSARPTIEALRLAFEQTPSDTARALAYIAAQERSNDAANALKTIEKAEAAGADAFAMTCARASALGAMLKYDDAAKAIKAAHKLKPDHPEVLVQTGILACRRARWKDAIDPLQRGVAGAPDHAQAHYYIGEALNHADRLDDARAAYERAATLDPENWRALKGIGIVLDRLGRSPEAAEWYRRAREAQRQ, encoded by the coding sequence GTGGACCGCGAACCCTCCTCCGCCCCCGACCCGTACCAGCTCCCGCTCGGCGTCTTCGGCGCCGAGCCCCCCTCGGCCGACCCCGACCTGCCAACGGAAGAGCTGGTTAGCGTCCCCCTCCGGGAGCCGCCGGTCTGCGGGGAGTGGTCCTACGACGACAGCGAGCTCGAGGAGACCCGCTTCGTCGCCCGCCGCATCGACGGGGTGAGTGCCCCGACGTCCAAGGCGACCCCCATCCAGCCGATCCGCGTAGTCGTGGATCCGAAGGCGATGGCCGCTCGGGCCGCGGCGCAGCAGCCCGCCTCGAGCGCCGTCCGCCCGCTCGCCGAACCCAACCGGTCGGCGCGGCCGACCATCGAGGCCCTGCGCCTCGCCTTCGAACAGACGCCGTCGGATACCGCCCGCGCGCTGGCCTACATCGCCGCGCAGGAACGCTCGAACGACGCCGCCAACGCCCTCAAGACCATCGAGAAGGCGGAGGCCGCCGGCGCCGACGCTTTCGCCATGACCTGCGCCCGCGCCTCGGCGCTGGGCGCCATGCTCAAATACGACGACGCCGCCAAGGCCATCAAGGCGGCGCACAAGCTGAAGCCCGACCACCCCGAGGTCCTCGTGCAGACGGGCATCCTGGCCTGCCGCCGCGCCCGGTGGAAAGACGCCATCGACCCGCTGCAGCGCGGCGTCGCCGGCGCCCCCGACCATGCGCAGGCGCACTACTACATCGGCGAGGCGCTGAACCACGCGGATCGCCTCGACGATGCGCGCGCCGCCTACGAGCGCGCCGCGACCCTCGATCCGGAGAACTGGCGCGCGCTCAAGGGCATCGGCATCGTGCTCGACCGCCTGGGGCGGTCGCCGGAAGCCGCCGAGTGGTACCGCCGAGCCCGCGAGGCCCAGCGCCAGTGA